One region of Flavobacterium sp. GSB-24 genomic DNA includes:
- the argC gene encoding N-acetyl-gamma-glutamyl-phosphate reductase codes for MINVGIIGGSGYTAGELIRILMYHPKVNIDFVYSTTNAGKPLSVAHHDLMGDIEMSFTDVINPDVNVVFLCLGHGKSISFLQENKFASHTKIIDLGNDFRLNKDAHFEGKDFIYGLPELNKAEIKKANYIANPGCFATAIQLALLPLAKHNGLNNDVHINATTGSTGAGISLSETSHFSWRNNNMSHYKAFEHQHLGEIGESLVQLQDDFESELLFIPNRGDFPRGIFATLYTLSDDSWEQLVAKYEDFYKNEPFVTVTTTNINMKQVVQTNKCIISLLKKGNRVLITSIIDNLTKGASGQAIQNMNLMFGLEETTGLHLKPSGF; via the coding sequence ATGATTAATGTCGGAATAATTGGTGGTTCAGGCTATACAGCTGGAGAACTCATCAGAATATTAATGTATCATCCCAAAGTAAACATAGATTTTGTTTACAGCACGACAAATGCGGGAAAACCACTTTCTGTGGCGCACCATGATTTGATGGGTGATATTGAAATGAGTTTTACTGATGTAATAAATCCTGACGTAAATGTGGTATTTTTATGTTTAGGACACGGAAAATCAATTTCATTTTTACAGGAAAATAAATTCGCAAGCCATACAAAAATTATCGATTTAGGAAATGATTTCAGATTGAACAAAGATGCTCATTTCGAAGGAAAAGACTTTATTTACGGTTTGCCAGAATTGAACAAAGCTGAAATTAAAAAAGCAAATTACATCGCAAATCCAGGTTGTTTTGCAACGGCTATTCAATTGGCTTTATTGCCTTTAGCCAAACATAACGGATTAAATAATGACGTTCATATTAATGCGACAACTGGAAGTACAGGTGCAGGCATAAGTCTTTCTGAAACTTCTCATTTTAGCTGGAGAAACAATAATATGTCGCATTACAAAGCTTTTGAGCATCAACATTTAGGAGAAATCGGAGAAAGTTTGGTGCAACTGCAAGACGATTTTGAAAGCGAATTGCTTTTTATTCCGAATAGAGGAGATTTCCCAAGAGGAATTTTCGCAACACTATACACACTTTCTGATGATAGTTGGGAGCAATTGGTTGCTAAATACGAAGATTTCTATAAAAATGAACCTTTCGTAACCGTAACCACAACAAACATCAACATGAAGCAGGTGGTGCAAACGAATAAATGTATCATTAGTTTATTGAAAAAAGGAAACCGGGTTTTAATAACATCAATTATAGATAACTTAACCAAAGGTGCTTCAGGACAAGCGATTCAAAACATGAATTTAATGTTCGGATTAGAAGAAACCACCGGTTTACATTTGAAACCAAGCGGATTTTAG
- a CDS encoding aminotransferase class III-fold pyridoxal phosphate-dependent enzyme: protein MNLFNVYPLYDITPVKAIDCTIIDDKGVEYLDLYSGHGVISIGHTQPDYVAKLKNQLDHLGFYSNAIQNPLQVELAQKLGKLSGLEDYELFLCSSGAEANENALKLASFHNGKSRVVAFNNSFHGRTSAAVAVTDNKKIVAPINAQQVVTFLPLNQIELVEAELAKGDVTAVIIEGIQGVGGLDQGTTEFFQALEKACKKHDVVLILDEVQSGYGRSGKFFAFQHHGINADIISVAKGMGNGFPVGAILISPKFEASFGLLGTTFGGSHLSCAAGIAVLDVIEKLDLQKNVNEVYEYFLEKIKEVEGIKQVKGKGLMLGVEFDFDVAALRKKLIIEKHIFTGSANNKNLLRILPPLTVKKADIDTFVKALKESLEELKN from the coding sequence ATGAACTTATTCAACGTTTACCCATTATACGACATCACTCCAGTAAAAGCAATAGATTGTACAATTATTGACGACAAAGGAGTAGAATACTTAGATTTATACAGTGGACATGGTGTGATTTCTATCGGACACACACAGCCTGATTATGTAGCAAAATTGAAGAATCAATTAGACCATTTAGGATTTTATTCCAATGCGATTCAAAATCCTTTACAGGTTGAATTGGCTCAGAAATTAGGAAAGCTTTCAGGTTTAGAAGATTACGAATTGTTTTTATGCAGTTCTGGAGCCGAAGCCAATGAAAATGCTTTAAAATTAGCCTCTTTCCATAACGGAAAATCAAGAGTGGTAGCTTTTAACAATTCTTTTCACGGAAGAACTTCTGCAGCTGTTGCGGTTACGGACAATAAAAAAATTGTTGCGCCAATAAATGCACAGCAAGTTGTTACTTTTTTACCGCTAAACCAAATCGAATTAGTCGAAGCGGAACTGGCTAAAGGCGATGTAACTGCTGTAATTATTGAAGGAATTCAAGGAGTTGGAGGTTTAGACCAAGGAACAACAGAATTCTTTCAGGCTTTAGAAAAAGCATGTAAAAAACATGATGTGGTTTTGATTTTAGACGAAGTACAGTCAGGATATGGAAGAAGCGGTAAATTCTTTGCGTTTCAACATCACGGAATTAATGCTGATATTATTTCAGTTGCAAAAGGAATGGGGAACGGTTTTCCAGTTGGAGCTATTTTAATTTCTCCAAAATTCGAAGCAAGTTTCGGATTATTAGGAACTACTTTCGGCGGAAGCCATTTATCTTGTGCAGCAGGAATCGCAGTTTTAGATGTAATTGAAAAACTAGATTTACAAAAAAATGTAAATGAAGTGTATGAATATTTCTTAGAAAAAATCAAAGAAGTTGAGGGCATCAAACAAGTAAAAGGAAAAGGACTAATGCTTGGAGTGGAGTTCGATTTTGATGTTGCAGCTTTAAGAAAAAAACTAATCATCGAAAAACACATTTTTACAGGAAGTGCAAATAATAAAAATCTGTTAAGAATTTTACCGCCTTTAACTGTGAAAAAAGCTGATATTGATACGTTTGTAAAAGCTTTAAAAGAGAGTTTAGAAGAATTAAAAAACTAA
- a CDS encoding glutamate-5-semialdehyde dehydrogenase: protein MNPLSIEKRNLVLRSMAKLVEQERNEIILTNQEDLADYDGSDLAMEERLKVDDKKVDEMILSLNQLASQEDPVGVERFHFTHDNGIKVINKTSAFGTILIIYESRPDVTIEAGGIAFKSGNKILLKGGKESLKSNLKIVSLWHKALQENGVSKDWVEYLNYNRTETQAFLEKPTQKVDLIVPRGGEKLIEFVKAHATCPVIVSGRGNNFVYVHEHADTDLALKVILNAKTAKISACNAVDKVLIDSKLPNFEGFTAILIEELKEHKVEVIVDKSLENFEDTETLQNEDIWYEEFLDYKIVIGTIDSEEHAIEKINKYCGGHSAVIITRDDQAAKEFMDAVDAAAVYQNASTRFTDGGQFGLGGELAISTDKLHQRGPIGLQHLVTNKWYVYGEGQIR, encoded by the coding sequence ATGAATCCATTATCAATTGAAAAACGCAATCTCGTTTTGCGTTCTATGGCAAAACTGGTCGAGCAGGAGCGGAATGAGATAATCTTGACCAATCAGGAAGATCTTGCCGATTACGACGGCTCAGATTTAGCGATGGAAGAACGCTTAAAAGTAGATGATAAAAAAGTCGACGAAATGATTTTATCATTAAACCAATTGGCTTCTCAAGAAGATCCCGTTGGAGTGGAGCGTTTTCATTTTACACATGATAATGGAATTAAAGTCATTAATAAAACGTCAGCTTTCGGAACGATTTTAATTATTTACGAATCACGTCCAGACGTTACAATTGAAGCGGGCGGAATTGCTTTTAAATCCGGAAATAAGATTTTATTAAAAGGCGGAAAAGAATCTTTAAAATCAAATTTAAAGATTGTGAGTCTTTGGCATAAAGCTTTACAAGAAAACGGAGTTTCAAAAGATTGGGTGGAATATCTGAATTATAATCGTACAGAAACTCAAGCTTTCTTAGAAAAACCAACTCAAAAAGTCGATTTAATTGTGCCAAGAGGAGGAGAAAAATTAATTGAGTTTGTAAAAGCACACGCAACTTGCCCGGTAATTGTTAGCGGACGAGGTAATAATTTTGTTTACGTTCATGAACATGCAGATACTGATTTGGCTTTAAAAGTAATTTTGAATGCCAAAACAGCTAAAATTTCAGCTTGTAATGCGGTTGATAAAGTTTTAATAGATTCTAAGCTTCCTAATTTTGAGGGTTTTACAGCCATTTTAATTGAAGAATTAAAAGAACATAAGGTTGAAGTAATTGTTGACAAATCTCTGGAAAATTTTGAAGATACAGAAACCCTTCAAAACGAAGATATTTGGTACGAAGAGTTTTTGGATTATAAAATTGTAATCGGAACAATTGATTCTGAGGAACATGCAATCGAAAAGATCAATAAATATTGCGGTGGACATTCGGCAGTAATAATTACCAGAGACGACCAAGCAGCAAAAGAATTTATGGACGCAGTCGATGCTGCTGCTGTTTATCAAAATGCCTCAACCCGTTTTACAGACGGAGGACAATTTGGTTTAGGTGGAGAACTAGCTATAAGCACTGATAAATTGCATCAACGCGGTCCAATCGGCCTTCAACATCTCGTAACAAATAAATGGTACGTATACGGAGAAGGGCAAATTAGATAA
- the proB gene encoding glutamate 5-kinase, with translation MAKKRILLKIGSNTLTKETNHISRGKIEDLGIQIAALNDEYEFIIVSSGAIAAAKQFVKLDNQDKDVFVKQALASIGQPHLMRIYNENFKDLGLNTSQCLLSYSDFEKEQTKKNIVNTINVLVKNNYIPIINENDTVATDEIRFGDNDKLAALTAVLLNVDILIIATNTNGIYTKDSIHDENPETIKLVSDLKTLEKEIGESKSSHGTGGMQSKIEAAGIAKAANIETWIVNGLNDNFILKALKEEISFTKIV, from the coding sequence ATGGCAAAAAAACGGATTTTATTAAAAATAGGAAGTAATACTTTAACCAAAGAAACCAATCATATTTCGCGGGGAAAGATTGAAGACCTCGGAATTCAGATTGCGGCTCTAAACGACGAATACGAATTTATTATAGTCAGTTCTGGAGCAATTGCGGCGGCAAAGCAGTTTGTAAAATTGGATAATCAGGATAAAGATGTTTTTGTAAAACAGGCTTTGGCCTCTATTGGACAGCCTCATTTAATGCGGATTTACAATGAAAACTTTAAGGATTTAGGATTAAATACTTCCCAGTGTTTGCTTTCTTATTCTGATTTCGAAAAAGAACAGACCAAAAAGAATATTGTAAATACAATTAATGTATTAGTTAAAAATAATTACATTCCGATTATCAATGAAAACGATACCGTTGCAACAGATGAGATTCGGTTTGGAGATAACGATAAATTAGCGGCTTTAACGGCAGTTCTTTTAAATGTTGATATTCTGATAATTGCCACCAACACAAACGGAATTTACACCAAAGATTCAATTCACGATGAAAATCCAGAAACGATAAAATTAGTAAGTGATTTAAAAACGCTCGAAAAAGAAATCGGTGAATCAAAATCATCACATGGAACAGGAGGAATGCAATCTAAAATAGAAGCAGCCGGAATCGCAAAAGCAGCAAATATCGAAACCTGGATTGTAAATGGATTAAATGATAATTTTATATTGAAAGCATTAAAGGAAGAAATTTCTTTCACAAAAATTGTGTAG
- a CDS encoding GxxExxY protein, translating to MNLLHQELSEIIIKTFYEVYNELGYGFLDRVYQNSLYLELKSKGLKVEAQKKIEVYYKGIEVGQYYADLIVEDLIILELKAADCIVKEFENQILNYLRGTNCEVGLLLNFGAKPEFRRKIFENNRKVRIEKSV from the coding sequence ATGAATTTATTGCATCAGGAGTTAAGCGAAATCATTATTAAAACTTTTTATGAAGTATATAATGAATTGGGATATGGTTTTTTAGATAGAGTTTATCAAAATTCATTATACTTAGAACTAAAAAGTAAAGGATTGAAAGTTGAAGCTCAAAAGAAAATAGAAGTTTATTATAAAGGAATTGAAGTTGGACAATATTATGCCGACTTAATAGTAGAAGATTTAATTATTTTAGAATTAAAAGCAGCAGATTGCATAGTGAAAGAATTTGAAAATCAAATTTTGAATTATCTAAGAGGAACAAATTGCGAAGTAGGTTTGCTTTTAAATTTTGGTGCAAAACCAGAATTTAGGCGGAAAATTTTCGAAAACAATCGCAAAGTAAGAATAGAAAAATCCGTATAA
- a CDS encoding N-acetylornithine carbamoyltransferase: MNYISIKDINSLSKWVKQAIKIKKNPLKNQSLGKNKTLGMLFFNPSLRTRLSTQKAALNLGMNVMVMNFTNEGWTLEFEDGAVMNSGASEHIKEAAEVVSQYCDIIAIRAFAGLVDKEKDYQETVISGFLKYATVPIVNMESAVRHPLQSLADAITMEEFKTKHKPKVVLSWAPHPKALPQAVANSFVEMMQMQKDMDFVITHPEGYELSPEITKDCSIEYDQNKAFENADFVYVKNWSNFNDYGKVTNSDPNWTVTAEKMALTNNGKFMHCLPVRRNVIVSDEVLDGENSIVIEQANNRTYSAQLVLQKILKKL, encoded by the coding sequence ATGAACTATATCTCAATAAAAGACATCAACTCATTATCAAAATGGGTAAAACAAGCGATAAAAATCAAAAAGAATCCGCTTAAAAATCAAAGTTTAGGGAAGAATAAGACTCTTGGAATGTTATTTTTCAATCCGAGTTTAAGAACGCGTTTGAGTACACAAAAAGCGGCTTTAAACTTAGGAATGAATGTAATGGTAATGAATTTTACCAACGAAGGATGGACATTAGAATTCGAAGACGGAGCGGTTATGAATTCTGGCGCTTCAGAACACATTAAAGAAGCGGCGGAAGTAGTTTCTCAATACTGTGATATTATCGCAATCCGTGCCTTTGCAGGTTTAGTTGATAAAGAAAAAGATTACCAAGAAACAGTAATTTCAGGATTCTTGAAATATGCTACAGTGCCAATCGTAAACATGGAAAGTGCTGTTCGTCACCCGTTACAATCTTTGGCAGACGCCATCACAATGGAAGAATTCAAAACGAAACACAAACCAAAAGTAGTGCTTTCATGGGCTCCACATCCAAAAGCGTTACCACAAGCCGTTGCTAATTCATTCGTAGAAATGATGCAAATGCAAAAAGATATGGATTTTGTAATCACACATCCAGAGGGATACGAATTGAGCCCAGAAATTACAAAAGACTGCTCAATCGAATATGATCAAAACAAAGCGTTTGAAAATGCTGATTTTGTTTATGTAAAAAACTGGAGTAATTTTAACGATTACGGAAAAGTAACCAACAGTGATCCAAACTGGACCGTTACAGCCGAAAAAATGGCTTTAACCAACAATGGAAAATTCATGCACTGTCTTCCAGTTCGTCGTAACGTAATTGTTAGCGATGAAGTTTTAGACGGCGAAAATTCAATTGTAATTGAACAAGCGAATAACAGAACGTATTCGGCACAATTAGTTTTACAAAAAATTCTTAAGAAATTGTAA
- the argB gene encoding acetylglutamate kinase has protein sequence MNVSVIKIGGNIIDNPAELEQFLTDFSKIEGYKVLVHGGGKSATKMAQSIGLVPQMIDGRRITDAPMLDVVVMIYAGQINKHIVAQLQAKDNNAIGFSGADGNLIQSVKRNHPTIDYGFVGDVKQVNTKLLATLLEAGVVPVFCAITHDKNGQLLNTNADTIASELSIALSEVFDVTLTYCFEKQGVLQDSEDDSSVITEINETLYNKLKEEKVIHSGMIPKLDNCFNSLSRGVQKIKIGHHRMLQNSNIPHTTITL, from the coding sequence ATGAACGTATCAGTAATAAAAATAGGTGGAAACATCATCGACAATCCAGCAGAATTAGAACAATTCTTAACCGATTTTTCTAAGATCGAAGGCTATAAAGTTTTAGTTCATGGCGGTGGAAAATCGGCTACAAAAATGGCTCAGAGTATTGGTTTAGTTCCGCAAATGATTGACGGACGAAGAATTACAGATGCTCCAATGCTTGATGTTGTGGTAATGATTTACGCCGGACAAATCAACAAACATATCGTAGCGCAATTGCAGGCCAAAGACAATAATGCCATTGGTTTTTCAGGAGCTGATGGGAATTTAATTCAATCGGTAAAAAGAAACCACCCAACAATCGATTACGGATTTGTAGGCGATGTAAAACAAGTCAACACCAAATTATTGGCAACTTTGTTAGAAGCTGGAGTTGTTCCTGTTTTCTGCGCGATTACACACGATAAAAACGGACAATTACTAAACACAAATGCAGATACTATTGCAAGCGAATTATCAATTGCATTATCTGAAGTTTTTGATGTTACACTGACATATTGTTTTGAAAAACAAGGCGTTTTGCAGGATTCAGAAGACGATTCCTCTGTAATAACAGAAATCAACGAGACATTATATAATAAACTAAAAGAAGAAAAAGTAATTCATTCTGGAATGATTCCGAAATTGGATAACTGTTTCAATAGTTTGTCAAGAGGTGTGCAGAAAATCAAAATTGGACATCACAGAATGCTTCAAAACTCAAATATTCCGCATACAACGATTACATTATAA
- a CDS encoding M20 family metallo-hydrolase, translating to MKSIDTLTQEAISLLKSLIETPSFSSEEDQTALLIENWFNQNEIPFKRENNNVWAFNKYFDGNKPTLLLNSHHDTVRPNQAYTNDPFKAIEKDGKLFGLGSNDAGGCLVSLLATFVHFYENQNLSHNIVIVASAEEESSGKNGLNSVLKHLPELDCAIVGEPTLMQLAVAEKGLLVLDVKVKGTASHAAHQNDDNALYKSIPVMEWFKNYKFDKISDVLGPVKMTVTQINAGKQHNVVPSECDLVVDIRVTDRYTNAEILEVVKANVNAEVTPRSMHLNASSIPVAHGLVQAGIALGRTTYGSPTLSDQSVLSCQSLKLGPGETLRSHSADEFIFVNEIEEGVDLYVKILTDFFKL from the coding sequence ATGAAAAGTATAGATACGCTTACCCAAGAAGCAATTAGTTTATTAAAAAGCTTAATCGAAACCCCTTCATTTTCAAGTGAAGAAGATCAGACGGCTCTTTTAATCGAAAATTGGTTCAATCAAAACGAGATTCCTTTCAAGAGGGAAAACAATAATGTGTGGGCTTTCAATAAGTATTTTGACGGAAACAAACCAACACTTTTACTAAACTCACATCACGATACCGTAAGACCCAATCAGGCGTACACCAACGATCCGTTTAAAGCAATCGAAAAAGACGGAAAACTATTTGGATTAGGAAGTAATGATGCCGGCGGATGTCTGGTGTCATTATTAGCGACTTTTGTTCATTTTTACGAAAACCAAAATCTATCGCATAATATTGTTATTGTGGCTTCCGCCGAAGAAGAAAGCAGCGGAAAAAACGGTTTAAACAGCGTTTTAAAGCATTTGCCAGAATTAGACTGCGCTATTGTGGGAGAACCAACTTTAATGCAATTAGCCGTTGCCGAAAAAGGTTTATTGGTTTTGGATGTAAAAGTAAAAGGAACTGCAAGCCATGCCGCACATCAAAACGACGATAATGCATTATACAAATCAATTCCGGTAATGGAATGGTTTAAAAACTATAAGTTCGACAAAATCTCAGACGTTTTAGGTCCTGTAAAAATGACTGTAACGCAAATCAATGCAGGGAAACAGCATAATGTCGTGCCATCAGAATGTGATTTGGTTGTCGATATTCGCGTAACAGACCGCTATACAAATGCTGAAATTTTGGAAGTTGTAAAAGCAAACGTAAATGCCGAAGTAACGCCAAGATCCATGCATTTAAATGCATCTTCTATTCCAGTTGCGCACGGTTTAGTGCAGGCTGGAATTGCTTTAGGAAGAACAACCTACGGATCTCCAACACTTTCAGATCAATCGGTTTTAAGCTGTCAGTCATTAAAATTAGGACCAGGAGAAACACTTCGTTCGCATTCAGCAGACGAATTTATTTTTGTAAATGAAATTGAAGAAGGAGTCGATTTGTATGTCAAAATACTAACCGATTTCTTTAAATTATAA
- the argH gene encoding argininosuccinate lyase encodes MKLWEKGIPTDKQIEQFTVGNDRELDLVLAKYDALGSIAHAKMLGQIGLLTEEETTSLVDALNDIIADIVVGNFEIEDSFEDVHSKIEYLLTEKLGDAGKKIHTARSRNDQVLVDVHLYLKDELKAIKEQVKTLFDLLMESAEKHQKVLLPGYTHLQIAMPSSFGMWFSAYAESLIDDITMLNAASKIVDQNPLGSAAGYGSSFPINRTFTTKELGFETLKYNAVAAQMSRGKAEKTVAFAMTSVAGTLSKFAMDVCLYMSQNFDFIGLPAHLTTGSSIMPHKKNPDVFELIRGKCNKIQALPYEITLITNNLPSGYHRDLQLLKEGLFPAIQTLKSCLDIAIFSIKDITVKDHILEDKKYDYLFTVDTLNEMVVAGMPFRDAYKAVAEQLEAGTYKSPKETKHTHEGSINNLCLDAIKDKMRAAF; translated from the coding sequence ATGAAACTTTGGGAAAAAGGAATACCAACAGATAAACAAATCGAACAATTTACCGTTGGAAACGACCGTGAACTGGATTTGGTTCTGGCAAAATACGATGCTTTAGGTTCAATCGCTCACGCCAAAATGTTGGGACAAATTGGTTTATTGACTGAAGAAGAAACTACTTCATTGGTTGATGCATTAAACGATATCATTGCTGATATTGTAGTGGGTAATTTTGAAATCGAAGACAGTTTCGAAGATGTGCATTCTAAAATCGAATATCTGTTAACTGAAAAATTGGGAGACGCAGGAAAGAAAATCCACACCGCGCGTTCTCGTAATGATCAGGTTTTGGTAGACGTTCATTTGTATCTAAAAGACGAATTAAAAGCCATAAAAGAACAAGTAAAAACATTGTTTGATTTATTAATGGAATCGGCAGAGAAACATCAAAAAGTTTTATTGCCAGGTTATACGCATTTACAAATTGCTATGCCGTCGTCATTCGGAATGTGGTTTTCTGCTTACGCGGAAAGTTTGATTGATGATATTACGATGTTGAACGCCGCTTCAAAAATTGTAGATCAGAATCCGTTAGGATCTGCTGCAGGTTATGGAAGTTCATTTCCAATCAATAGAACCTTTACAACAAAAGAATTAGGATTTGAAACCTTAAAGTACAATGCCGTTGCTGCACAAATGAGCCGCGGAAAAGCAGAGAAAACCGTTGCTTTCGCGATGACAAGCGTGGCTGGAACGTTATCAAAATTTGCGATGGACGTTTGTTTGTATATGAGCCAAAACTTTGATTTTATTGGTTTACCGGCACATCTTACAACTGGTTCAAGCATTATGCCCCACAAAAAGAATCCTGATGTTTTCGAATTAATCAGAGGAAAATGCAATAAGATTCAGGCGCTTCCATACGAAATCACTTTAATCACCAATAATCTGCCAAGCGGTTACCATAGAGATTTACAGCTTTTAAAAGAAGGTTTATTTCCAGCGATTCAGACTTTAAAATCTTGTTTGGATATTGCAATATTTTCTATAAAAGATATTACAGTTAAAGATCATATTTTAGAAGATAAAAAATACGATTATTTGTTTACTGTAGATACTTTAAACGAAATGGTTGTAGCAGGAATGCCGTTTAGAGATGCTTACAAAGCTGTTGCTGAGCAATTAGAAGCGGGAACATACAAGTCTCCAAAAGAAACAAAACATACTCATGAAGGAAGTATCAATAATTTATGTTTAGATGCGATTAAAGATAAAATGAGGGCAGCTTTTTGA
- a CDS encoding T9SS type A sorting domain-containing protein: MKTKLILLSLLLPCSFLFAQNYFMSSPEGFGASATGGGTSTPVTVSTLTDLTAKLKLTTPQVILVSGTINCTYTSLQVNDKTIIGLPGARLVNLDQTAAGSGILNLKAGSNNIIIRNLIFEGPGAYDVDGRDNLTSEATNIWVDHCEFQDGMDGNFDNKGAADNVTVSWCKFIYLKAPKSGGSGGADDHRFSDLVGSSKSDAPADGHYSITFKNCYWAEGCKERMPRARNAELHILNCYYNTSVSGSLAIGLGGGNNNTTCYVEGTDFARIGTAFKNYVSTDGGTIGVAFTDCLNAPASSGTAVIKPSYAYTVLPIANVAGFISSSSCGAGATLQVTAQAALSTSCNNLGLNENTNNLDLKYYPSVINRLLNIDFSSTDNGLAQVNLFSSNGAKVYSQSKNISGDEKLELNVGNLTKGLYICKVQIENRSKTFKLVKN; this comes from the coding sequence ATGAAAACAAAACTTATCCTACTCTCATTGCTTTTGCCTTGCTCTTTTCTTTTTGCTCAAAATTATTTTATGAGCTCACCCGAAGGATTTGGAGCTTCTGCAACTGGCGGAGGAACCTCCACGCCTGTAACAGTTTCTACTTTAACCGATTTAACAGCAAAATTAAAATTAACTACTCCACAAGTAATATTAGTTTCAGGCACTATAAATTGTACCTACACTAGCCTTCAGGTAAATGATAAAACCATTATTGGACTTCCCGGTGCTCGATTAGTTAACCTGGATCAAACAGCAGCAGGTTCTGGAATTTTAAATTTAAAAGCAGGTTCGAATAATATTATTATCAGAAATTTAATTTTTGAAGGTCCTGGGGCTTATGATGTTGACGGACGTGATAATCTAACCTCTGAAGCAACCAATATATGGGTTGATCACTGTGAATTTCAAGATGGAATGGATGGAAATTTTGACAACAAAGGTGCAGCAGATAATGTAACTGTTTCTTGGTGTAAGTTTATTTACTTAAAGGCTCCAAAATCTGGCGGATCCGGCGGTGCAGATGACCACCGTTTTTCAGATTTAGTAGGCTCTTCTAAAAGTGACGCACCTGCTGATGGTCATTACAGCATTACTTTCAAAAATTGTTATTGGGCAGAAGGTTGTAAAGAAAGAATGCCTAGAGCAAGAAATGCAGAACTGCATATTTTAAACTGTTATTATAATACCTCGGTTTCGGGTTCGCTCGCAATTGGATTGGGTGGAGGAAATAATAATACGACTTGTTATGTCGAAGGAACTGACTTTGCTAGAATCGGAACTGCATTTAAAAATTATGTGAGTACAGATGGCGGTACAATTGGCGTTGCTTTTACAGATTGTTTAAATGCGCCTGCAAGCTCAGGAACCGCTGTCATTAAGCCTTCTTACGCTTATACTGTTTTACCAATTGCAAATGTTGCTGGATTCATTTCGAGTTCTTCTTGTGGTGCTGGAGCAACACTTCAAGTTACTGCTCAAGCCGCTTTATCTACAAGCTGCAATAATTTAGGATTGAATGAAAATACAAATAACTTAGATCTAAAATATTATCCATCGGTTATTAATCGTCTTTTAAATATAGATTTTTCAAGTACAGATAATGGATTGGCTCAGGTTAATTTATTTTCATCGAATGGTGCAAAAGTATATTCGCAATCAAAAAATATCTCTGGTGATGAAAAATTAGAACTGAATGTTGGAAATCTTACCAAAGGCCTATATATCTGTAAAGTACAAATAGAAAACCGAAGTAAAACTTTTAAACTGGTAAAAAACTAA